One genomic window of Candidatus Pseudobacter hemicellulosilyticus includes the following:
- a CDS encoding HypC/HybG/HupF family hydrogenase formation chaperone: protein MCLAIPGKLLSVTTQLDETFRKGKVSFGGIVKEVNLCMVPEAKAGEYVLVHVGVAIGIIDEAEAEQTFNYLRQMGELEELL from the coding sequence ATGTGCCTGGCCATACCTGGAAAATTATTGTCAGTGACCACCCAGCTGGATGAAACCTTCCGTAAGGGGAAGGTCTCCTTTGGCGGGATCGTGAAAGAAGTGAACCTCTGTATGGTCCCCGAAGCAAAAGCCGGTGAATACGTACTGGTGCATGTAGGTGTGGCCATCGGCATCATAGATGAGGCCGAAGCGGAGCAGACATTCAATTACCTGCGGCAGATGGGCGAACTGGAGGAACTGTTATGA
- the hypD gene encoding hydrogenase formation protein HypD, translating to MKYLSEYRDPELVQEYLAEIHRITKGNWTLMEICGGQTHSLVKNGLLDMLPANINMVHGPGCPVCVTSIGVIDEAVWLAERPNTIVCSFGDMLRVPGSGKCLLEAKAAGADVRILYSPLEALQLAKENPDKEVVFFAVGFETTAPANALSVIQAAKMGLNNYSILASHVLVPPAMEAILADPECRIDGFLAAGHVCTIMGIEEYEPIAERYRIPIVVTGFEPVDLLQGILMTVRQLEDEEYRVENQYARSVRREGNLLAQEAIHEVFAISDRTWRGIGNIVRSGYEVNEDYKRFNARLKFRISLPAAAENSSCISGSIMRGNSKPLQCPNFGRTCTPEHPLGAPMVSSEGACAAYYHYSSAIVQP from the coding sequence ATGAAATACCTGTCTGAATACCGTGACCCTGAGCTGGTGCAGGAATACCTGGCGGAGATCCACCGGATCACCAAAGGCAACTGGACGCTGATGGAGATCTGCGGCGGGCAAACGCATAGCCTGGTGAAGAACGGGCTGCTGGATATGCTGCCGGCCAATATCAATATGGTGCATGGACCAGGCTGTCCTGTCTGTGTTACCAGCATCGGCGTCATTGACGAGGCCGTCTGGCTGGCGGAAAGGCCCAATACCATTGTCTGCTCTTTTGGTGATATGCTGCGTGTACCCGGTTCCGGTAAATGCCTGCTGGAAGCCAAGGCCGCCGGGGCGGATGTACGTATCCTCTATTCTCCGCTGGAAGCGCTGCAACTGGCCAAAGAGAATCCGGATAAGGAAGTGGTGTTCTTTGCCGTAGGTTTTGAGACCACGGCGCCTGCCAATGCACTCAGTGTGATACAGGCTGCTAAAATGGGCCTGAACAATTACAGTATCCTGGCTTCGCATGTGCTGGTGCCACCGGCCATGGAAGCTATCCTGGCCGATCCTGAATGCCGTATTGACGGATTCCTGGCGGCAGGGCATGTATGCACCATCATGGGCATTGAAGAATATGAGCCTATCGCTGAGCGCTATCGTATCCCTATTGTGGTCACGGGCTTTGAGCCGGTAGACCTGCTGCAGGGGATCCTGATGACGGTGCGGCAGCTGGAGGATGAAGAATACCGGGTGGAGAACCAGTATGCCCGCAGTGTCAGGCGGGAAGGCAACCTGCTGGCGCAGGAAGCCATCCATGAGGTCTTTGCCATCAGCGACAGGACCTGGCGCGGCATCGGCAATATTGTTCGCAGCGGGTATGAAGTGAATGAAGATTATAAACGTTTTAACGCCCGGTTGAAGTTCCGGATCAGCCTGCCTGCTGCTGCGGAAAACAGCAGCTGTATCAGCGGCAGTATCATGCGTGGCAACAGCAAGCCTTTGCAATGCCCCAATTTTGGACGAACCTGTACGCCCGAGCATCCGCTGGGTGCGCCCATGGTAAGCAGCGAAGGGGCCTGTGCAGCCTACTACCATTACTCATCTGCCATAGTGCAGCCCTAA
- the hypE gene encoding hydrogenase expression/formation protein HypE, translating into MQITCPVPVSDTEIITLGHGSGGLLTHKLLQAGVFGLLKNEWLDQQHDGASLELNGRVAFSTDSYVVSPIFFPGGNIGDLAVNGTVNDLAMCGASARYLSLSLIIEEGLPLTTFYEVLSSIARAAETARVQIVTGDTKVVEKGKGDQLFINTSGIGYIHPEANIHHSRIKPGDQLIISGPIATHGMAIMSVRKGLEFETTIQSDTTSLKYNVLPLLDSYGSSIHFFRDPTRGGMASVLNEVAEQTNLGFTIQQAALPIDEQVEGACEMLGLDPLYVANEGIFLSVVDREAAEGVLGLLHQSGAARAAIIGEVTHEHPGKVLLRSRIGGHRVVNYLTGEQLPRIC; encoded by the coding sequence ATGCAAATTACCTGTCCGGTGCCGGTCTCCGATACGGAGATCATCACCCTGGGGCATGGAAGCGGTGGCCTGCTGACACATAAATTGTTGCAGGCTGGTGTATTCGGGCTCCTGAAAAATGAATGGCTGGACCAGCAACATGATGGCGCCAGCTTAGAGCTGAATGGAAGAGTAGCGTTCAGCACGGATAGTTATGTGGTGTCCCCCATTTTTTTCCCCGGTGGCAATATTGGCGACCTGGCCGTTAACGGTACAGTAAATGACCTGGCCATGTGTGGCGCCTCCGCACGTTATCTCTCCCTGTCCCTGATCATTGAAGAAGGCCTGCCCCTGACCACTTTTTACGAAGTGCTCAGCAGCATTGCCCGCGCAGCTGAAACAGCCCGTGTGCAGATAGTGACCGGTGATACCAAGGTGGTGGAAAAAGGGAAGGGCGATCAGCTGTTCATCAATACTTCGGGTATCGGGTATATCCACCCCGAAGCCAATATCCATCATAGCCGGATAAAACCCGGCGATCAGCTTATCATCAGCGGGCCAATTGCCACCCATGGCATGGCCATTATGAGCGTACGGAAGGGACTGGAATTTGAAACCACCATACAAAGTGATACCACATCGCTCAAATACAATGTGCTGCCGCTGCTGGACAGCTATGGTTCGTCCATACACTTCTTCCGGGACCCCACCCGGGGTGGAATGGCCTCTGTACTCAACGAGGTGGCGGAGCAGACAAACCTCGGCTTTACCATTCAGCAGGCAGCCCTGCCCATTGATGAGCAGGTGGAGGGCGCCTGTGAGATGCTGGGCCTGGACCCGCTCTATGTAGCCAATGAAGGCATCTTCCTTTCTGTAGTGGACAGAGAAGCTGCTGAAGGCGTACTGGGGCTCCTGCACCAGTCTGGCGCCGCCAGGGCTGCCATCATTGGTGAAGTAACGCATGAGCATCCGGGTAAGGTCTTGCTGCGCAGTCGCATTGGCGGACACCGCGTGGTGAATTACCTCACGGGCGAACAATTGCCACGTATCTGTTAA